Proteins from one Impatiens glandulifera chromosome 2, dImpGla2.1, whole genome shotgun sequence genomic window:
- the LOC124927911 gene encoding transcription factor bHLH139 isoform X1, which produces MEPGGMVCEGEWNSLLMGGMYSSSNEEADFMANLLNNCSSGDGHSMYMSQETSYINKGYPNSSCDDVCYYPNESDQFLAMKNASSMSIDFCMEEEEEDDSMIEDPCGKNLQIVKEPEMARPEIIIEDNKNSLLKNKKRSLASKDVQKKRSSKSRKNNKTNDEERNVRASSSGSDSEDESNVSQEGVTSSSSARSGAARNLNNKTRASRGSATDPQSLYARKRRERINERLRILQNLVPNGTKVDISTMLEEAVQYVKFLQIQIKLLSSDDMWMYAPIAYNGMDIDALDLKISTARQNATDSLK; this is translated from the exons ATGGAGCCTGGAGGTATGGTTTGTGAAGGAGAATGGAATTCGCTCTTAATGGGTGGAATGTATTCGTCGAGTAATGAAGAGGCTGATTTCATGGCGAACTTGCTTAACAACTGTTCCTCTGGTGATGGACATTCCATGTATATGTCACAAGAGACtagttatattaataaaggGTATCCAAACTCTTCATGTGATGATGTTTGTTACTACCCAAATGAGTCAGACCAATTTCTGGCAATGAAGAATGCTAGTTCCATGTCAATTGACTTTTGTatggaggaagaggaggaggatgaCAGCATGATCGAAGATCCGTGTGGAAAGAATCTGCAGATAGTAAAAGAACCCGAAATGGCAAGGCCTGAGATCATCATTGAAGATAACAAGAACAGCCTCTTGAAGAACAAGAAGAGATCCCTGGCTTCTAAAGAT GTCCAAAAGAAGAGAAGCTCTAAATCCAGGAAGAATAATAAAACAAACGACGAGGAAAGGAATGTGAGGGCGAGCTCAAGTGGTTCTGATTCAGAAGATGAGTCAAACGTTTCACAAGAAGGAGTGACTTCAAGTTCGAGCGCCAGATCAGGAGCTGCTCGTAACTTAAACAACAAGACAAGAGCCAGTAGGGGATCTGCAACCGATCCCCAGAGCCTATACGCAAGA aaaagaagagaaaggaTCAATGAGCGACTAAGGATCTTACAGAACCTTGTTCCAAATGGGACAAAGGTTGATATTAGCACCATGCTTGAAGAAGCTGTTCAATATGTCAAGTTCTTGCAAATCCAGATCAAg CTTCTAAGCTCTGATGATATGTGGATGTATGCACCAATTGCATATAATGGAATGGACATTGACGCCCTTGATCTCAAGATTTCTACTGCCCGTCAAAATGCAACAGATTCGCTTAAATAa
- the LOC124927911 gene encoding transcription factor RSL2 isoform X2, which yields MGGMYSSSNEEADFMANLLNNCSSGDGHSMYMSQETSYINKGYPNSSCDDVCYYPNESDQFLAMKNASSMSIDFCMEEEEEDDSMIEDPCGKNLQIVKEPEMARPEIIIEDNKNSLLKNKKRSLASKDVQKKRSSKSRKNNKTNDEERNVRASSSGSDSEDESNVSQEGVTSSSSARSGAARNLNNKTRASRGSATDPQSLYARKRRERINERLRILQNLVPNGTKVDISTMLEEAVQYVKFLQIQIKLLSSDDMWMYAPIAYNGMDIDALDLKISTARQNATDSLK from the exons ATGGGTGGAATGTATTCGTCGAGTAATGAAGAGGCTGATTTCATGGCGAACTTGCTTAACAACTGTTCCTCTGGTGATGGACATTCCATGTATATGTCACAAGAGACtagttatattaataaaggGTATCCAAACTCTTCATGTGATGATGTTTGTTACTACCCAAATGAGTCAGACCAATTTCTGGCAATGAAGAATGCTAGTTCCATGTCAATTGACTTTTGTatggaggaagaggaggaggatgaCAGCATGATCGAAGATCCGTGTGGAAAGAATCTGCAGATAGTAAAAGAACCCGAAATGGCAAGGCCTGAGATCATCATTGAAGATAACAAGAACAGCCTCTTGAAGAACAAGAAGAGATCCCTGGCTTCTAAAGAT GTCCAAAAGAAGAGAAGCTCTAAATCCAGGAAGAATAATAAAACAAACGACGAGGAAAGGAATGTGAGGGCGAGCTCAAGTGGTTCTGATTCAGAAGATGAGTCAAACGTTTCACAAGAAGGAGTGACTTCAAGTTCGAGCGCCAGATCAGGAGCTGCTCGTAACTTAAACAACAAGACAAGAGCCAGTAGGGGATCTGCAACCGATCCCCAGAGCCTATACGCAAGA aaaagaagagaaaggaTCAATGAGCGACTAAGGATCTTACAGAACCTTGTTCCAAATGGGACAAAGGTTGATATTAGCACCATGCTTGAAGAAGCTGTTCAATATGTCAAGTTCTTGCAAATCCAGATCAAg CTTCTAAGCTCTGATGATATGTGGATGTATGCACCAATTGCATATAATGGAATGGACATTGACGCCCTTGATCTCAAGATTTCTACTGCCCGTCAAAATGCAACAGATTCGCTTAAATAa